Genomic segment of Zingiber officinale cultivar Zhangliang chromosome 11B, Zo_v1.1, whole genome shotgun sequence:
CACTGACTGGGTTCCTCTCCACCGACTCCCACCCAGGGGGATCTTCGTCAGGGCCAGCCACTGGATCCTTTTCCTTGGGCCCCCGCCCGAATGGAATATCGTCGTCTGGGTAGCACATTGGATGATGCGGAGCTTCTGCGACTGCGGCACCACTCACCGTGTCCCTTTCCTTCGGTGCCCATCCAGGTGGAACATCCTCGTCTGTGACATCCATCGAGTCCCTTGCTTTCGGTGCCCATCCAGGTGGAACATCCTCGTCTGCATCGCTCATCAAAGCCTTTTCTTTCGGCTCCCATCCAGGCGGGACATCTTCGTCTTCCCCACTTATCGAGTCCCTTTCCTTCGGCTCCCATCCAGGTGGCACATCTTCGTCTTCGTCGTTCATCTCCTTCGCCTCCCTCCGCCCAGGCCGACCATCATCTTCTGAGCTGCATCCGGAATgttttggcatcggcttcaaatGTGGCGCGGCGGCATCTTGAACTTGGCCAATCATCGAGCACCTACCCAGGGAATTCCATCCTGGCGTAGAATATTCGTCATGGGCACTCGCTCGGGCCACAGCCTCCCATCCCGGTGGACGATCACCGCCATCTGGGTCAACCATCGAACGccttcctcgtgctttcaacACGGGCAGTGCATCTTCGTCTCCGCCAACCCTCGCAGACGCGCAATCCCCTCCAGGTGGATCACGGTCTGAGTTCCCATCCTTCATCTCCCACCCGGGCGGAATTTCATCGTCCTCTCCGCCCATCGGATCGCCTTCCGATGTCCGGCACGTCGAAGCCTTACCTTCCCACCCAGGAGGAACACCGCCGACTGGATCACTCACTGGAAGAACTTTTACCAAAAGATATCCTCCGCCGTCGCCGCGATCGAGCACCGCAGTTCACCGATCGGCACGAGCATCAAATACACGATTAGGACTGGTTCCATCGGCCCATTTATCAGCAAATCAGCCCATGACCTAATTTCTCGTACAATAAGTCGTCGGCCCAATTAGCCCAAAACTAACGAAAATCATAAAATTTGCcattcataattttattttaccaaatcagttttcttcttcttcttcttcttcttcttaaaaTACAACAAAATCCCAGAATCGTATGCACGACAACCAACGAAAACCGCAATTTGCTATCAAAATCTGATAGCCGATGAAGAATGATACAATTCGATCGAGCAGCCTATTAATTACTGAATTGTGAAAACAAGCACAGTCCTGCATGCACACAGCCCCTGTCACGCCAGAGCTGCATACAGGATCTGATTCCAGGTGTCCGGAACGCCGGCGAGGCACCAGTGGCTGCAGTCCATCCCTTCATGGTCTCCGCTGTACGCGGACGGGTGCCCGTCCTTCCGAAGCTGCGAGAGCAGAGTCACGTCGAGCAAGAACACCGGCTTCGACACGCCGCTCAGCACGCTCTTCACCACGGACTGCGCCGGCTCCGGACCGCCCGGGTACGACGATCCGCTCACCGGCTGCGTCTGCTTATCGCAATCCTTCGTCCCGGCGCCGCCCCATTCTTTCGCCCTGatcatcagccgatcgattacAGAATTGAATTCCACGATCAATTGTTGCAGGACTTACTGGTAATGGGTAGGAGAGATGCCCTGGAAGAAGACTCTGGTCGTGGCAGGATTGACGTTGGAGTCGACCCATCTGGCCCAGGTGGTCAGACCCTTGCCGAAGGCCTCAAGCCGGTCCATGTCTTTGTACATCTTCCCGCCGTATTCGATGTAGTCCCACGGCTGGCTCTTTCCTTTGTGAGTCCACCAGTGCCAGGTGTTGAAGATGAGCACGTCCGCTGCTGTCCAGGCCGAGCCGGATTGGATCGATTCGAGCTTGAGGACGCGGCCGACGGGTTCCTTGACGACGTCGACCAGGTAGGTGGTGTGGTAGCGCATGACCGACACTCCATATTCCTGCATGTTAATCTCGTTCGTATGTATTTAATGTGCTCTGTTGGCAAGAGATTTAGTGAGAGAGTAAACATGAAGCAAAGTTCAGTATCGGTGGGTGGACGAAAGCAACTAGGCAGGTAAGAACAAGCAGAACGGCACAGGAACGACAAGCTTCGCTGTCGCCCATCATTAGCTAGCCATCCCCACTGAGCAATAGCTTCTCCATGCGGGCAGCGAACGTACTgtctttgacaaaaaaaaaatcatggagaAGAGATCACCTGAAACGTGATGGTAGAGAGAGGGGCTGAGTTTCTGAAGCTCGTCTCGGCGTCGGGCACGGCGGCATGGAGCATGCAAGCCAGGGAGAGCCACTGGTTCTGGCTCAGAGAGTCCCCCACGAACATGATCTTCTTCCCTCTGTGTTTCGTCAAAAAATCCAACCCGTTGAACCTGAATCGATCAGATAATTGTAGTCAGAGACGAGTTCAATTGAGCAATCTTTAAAAAGACGACGACGAGCACAATGGTGAACCTTGGGAGGCTGCAGAAGTCAGGGCTCCACCGGTACTTGAGGTAGTCCTTGTCGGGGCGGCCGTAGCGTTGGCAGTCGAACTCGGGGTCGATGAAGGGGCAGGTGGAGGAGTCGTAGGCCGGGTACGACTCGTCGTAGACCCAGCTGCCCTGGAACAGGTTGCAGCTCACGCCGGTGGCACGCGTCCTCCGCCCTTTCGCCGTCATGGCGGCGGCAAAGCCGTTGGCGCCGTCGGGGTGAAGAGACGCAGTGGCGGAGAGCAGAAGGGAGAGGACAGCACCGAAGCAGAGGAGAAAGGTCGAAGGAGCTCTGTTCCCCATGGGAGCAGAGTAGGAACGCAGTGGTTGCGGTGATTAAGGTGAGATTTATATTTATAATGCTCCATTTCGCCATGAGAAAGCTCGAAGAGGAGAAAATTGGAATCGGGCGGTGGATTCGGCAGCTACTTTTGTCGATCATGGCGTAATTTGCTATATTTTTGACGTCACAATTACGATAAAAAAAATCAGCGCCGTGATGAGGAAGAAACTATAAATTAAATTCCTTCGATGCTTCATAAATCAGAAAGAAACAAAAAGTCCTGAGAAAACAAATGCAAATGCAATATATTTTCTCAccgaaaaggaaaagaagaagaagaaaaattaaagaatGCGTTCTTCAGAACAGACCAAGGAAATTAGGCAGCAATCGATTCCAAGAGATGTCTTACTGCTAATATTCTACTGTGCAATGAGAGCATTCGATGGCATGCTTCAATCATCGACCATCATATCTCCTGTCACATTCTATACTGAACACACCATGTGTATACAATAATGCAACTCGTTTCTAAATCTCTTCTTCCACCAATGATTCCATAATGATACTATCGCTTCTTACTAACCTAGTTTGCGTATTCTTCCGTGACAAAGACTTGCAACCTGCCATGCAAGGCACTGAATTAGCCACACTTGCAATCTAAGAATTAGTTGAAAGTTAAGAGCTAAAATTTTCAAGTTGAAAATGATGCAGTACCAGCTCTTTAATTCTATCTGTTTCGGCTACTTATTTCTGCCTGTGTCAACGCATTGCTGGATCGCATAGGCTACCAGCTGCTGCAGTGCTGCTGCTTCGGAGTGAGATCAGATAGGAACAGGAACGAGGAGAAGAGGCATAGGAAGAAAAGGACATCATCGAGAGTGTTGGCAAGTGGGCGAAGATTAATAATGGACTTGTCGCCAATCATCGCCACTTCCTCTGCTCTGCCAATTCATGTCAGCAGGAGGAGTAGGTGAAGGCAGGAATTTGCCGTGCCAGCCCAAGAACACACAAATGTTATTGGGCCGATTCATGTTCAGCAAGGCAAGCTCTTGGAACTGGAAGTGGCCGCCAGAGTCTTCAAACGAGAGAAGCCCTCCGGCGCATGAGCTCTCCTCGTGATCACCTCCATATTCCTGTCCAGACTCTGCTTCACCATCCTCCTCACCGCCTTCTTGCACTCCCTCAGCTGTCGCTCGCAAGTTGACGAGTCCGCTGAAGTCAGTAACTCCTCCGGCTGTGGCCCGGAATGCCCTCGAATCCGCTCCCTGCCCTCGTTCTTGAACCACTGCAGCATCTTAAGCGCCCTCTTCTGCGCCAGGGGAGATCCCAACAACGCCACCTCCAGGGCCAGTTGCACTATCCCCAGCTCCGCCATCCGCCTCCTCTGCTCGTTGCTCCGGTGAGCCACCACCATCAGCAAGTATGCGGCGAGCTCTTGGCACTTGGGCTCGTCCTCCCGCGCCATCGTCTCCATTAGAGCTTCTACGGCGATCGGGTCGTCAGCGATGGCGCGCTTCCCTGTTTCGCTCAGCATTAAGTTGCTCAGAGTCGACAAAGCGCCCTccgcgccgccgccgccgccaatgACTCGGTTCTGGGATAACTTGAGGAGTTCGTGGACGGCGCCGCTGGAAACGATGGCTTTGATGTTCTCCAGCTTCGTGGAGAGGTTGTAGAGCGCGGCTACGCAAGCGAGCTTGGATTGCTTTGTAGTTGCATTAGAGTTGAGGATTTGGATTAGAAAAGGCAGCATTTGCCTCGCGTCAATTGGGAATTCCGTCTTTGCGAGGGAGGAGAGGGACGAAAGCAGGGGAGCCAAACATTGGGTCTTTTCGAGCTCAGAGGAGTTGACCTTGGGCCCTCCCAGTTTGACCAGCAATCCAGCCTCCACGATGAGTGCCTTGTTCCTGAGAAAACAAAACAACAAACAAATTCAGTCAAAAATCGTTGTTCGCCCAACTTCGGTCAACGAGCAAGTTCGGCGAGATTGCATTTCATTGTCAACAAAAGAAAGCAAGTGACATTGGTCAACGTTGAACTGAGGAGAGGACGAAGAGCTGCCGAACAGAGATATTTCTCGGAGAATCTTGCAAAATTTAGGCCATAATTGTGATTCGATTATACCATAGAACAACAAAAAAtctaaggaaaatttaataaggATCGGATTCTACTCACTTGAATGTGCCGTGAGCTAACTGCTCAAGCGTTTCAACCACCAGCCTCCGGCGATGCTCATCCTTCAACTCCGCCACCATCGCCACCATCGGCGGGATGACTCCTAGCGCCGCCATTCGCCGCTTCTCTTGTGTATCCCCAGCAACGACCTTCTTAATCTCTGCCACCGCCGCCAGCTTCATCTCCTCGCCCTCACCGAAGTGAAGTTGCTTCACCGCCGCCCGCGTCCTCGCCGCCGCTACTTGTTCTGCAACCACTCCGCCGCTCTCCTCCATCACTCGCTCCCTCAGCAAAATTCGAGAAACCTTGACTGGCGAGGCAATGAACACGAGGAAGTTAAAGATGGCAGCTTCTTGTTGTCGTGGAAGGAGGAGCGGAATCAAACATGCTCTGATTTGTGCAGCTTTATCAAATCTATAATGTGTATTTGGTAGTCGACAGCATCAACCGCTACCAATAGAGAAATGGTAAGggcgcagagagagagagagggcagAGAATGGATCAATCATGCAGTCTCACATGCATGCTATAAGAAACAATAAGACGGGAAGGAAGAACATGCATGCACACATAGATCTCATCTGGGTATCAATCAATTCAAGAACGAGCAACCTGCCAAATCACTGACTTTGCGTGCAGAGAAATTAGGTGGAATTAGCCAAACAGATATAGATCTGGGGGAATTATTGTGGAGGAGGCTGGAAGGGAGTGGTCGGCTGGTGGCGCACTGAGAATTCGATTAAGAATTGAAGCTGCTGCGATGGGACTCTAGCCGGCTCGCTGACCTACGTGTTTCGCACTATACGTGATTCCTCTCGTTGTTGTGAAACATGAGTCCGGAGGTAGGATTGTTCGCTTAATTACTGTAACAAAAATTATCGTGTGTTATCTTAGGTATTTCGGCTTTTGTACGAAGGAGCGgccatttttaatttatttaacaaaaaaaatattctaattttaaaactaagttaaaaaaaaatagtgttaTTTACTTTCTACTTTTCCTGTTAACCTTCTAAATCTCATGTTATTTTTCAATGGATGAACTTGATATGGATCACATTAAGTCCAACGTGAACTTGATATTTTTCATATCAGACTCAACATGCATGATATAGATAAATATTAGATTCAATGTGGACATGATATTTTGAACCTGATATGAAAAATATTAGGTCTATACTGGACCTGATATTGGATCATATCATATCAGAATCGGTTTgatataagaaaatatcaaaGCCACAGTTTACCTAATATAGGTTGATCCGATTGTAAGAACAGGGGGACCCCCGTCCGGTggggtcaacgtcacgtggaagcCAAAGTGGCAGGTGGGCGGTCGGAGAGGTGTAGGCCGACCGGCCGGGCGGTAGGCCGGTATTTAGTGGATGGTCCAAGGCACCCTGACGAAAGTCAGAGTTCCGGCGCTCAATGGACAATATCACAGAGCCGAGCGGATCGCCGGGTCGAAcacatgaggtagcatactgctaagtctccacaaagcacatcatCGAGAATCTTCCTGGACCGTTATATGTATGTGCTTGATCGGACGTAAGGTGGAGGCgagccggccggacgctcggaggCAGGCCGGCCGGAAGCTAGTTCGGGAgccaaggggaaaaggacaaaggacatcttttcctgacagcgggtatgttccacatgtaggtCATATTCCAAAGCTTATGACAagaggttctgctgtcccatcgaggacatgcttggactgtagcagtatgggtcaggtaagctcactgacaagcccttactggggtatgggccgcagacacgtgtacacctcagtacgtgtacactcgcttctccgctgccctatataaaggccctcatcattcgccggaggtacgcgttcaacacctttGGAGTCACTCTTTTTTGCTGcgtgcttgcctgacttgagcgtcggagggtcgccgccgggaaccccttcccggcccgacttctgtgcaggttcgccggaggttcgtgcaaccagtcgaagatccacgtcagcagccggggagcaccacgtgcccagcatccgttgattcagccttcggacaggatcataggtTTATATCAAGTCTAAGGTGGAcctgatataaaaatatatcagATCCTTTTTAATCCTGGAGAAAAGTAATATATTGAAAAACGATGAGAAAGAAAGGATTTAGGAGATTAGTAAAAGGGGTAGGAAGGGAAtaacactattttttattttattttatttttttggtagttttaaaatttttgggtaaataataaaaatatgatCACTCCTCTCAGTAAAAAGCTGTAGGTATTTCTTACGTTATATGAAAGGAAATAATTATGGAGTCTGTTTTTAATTATCCATTAaattaacaaaaaataataaaggtATTTTTTTATCGAGAAAATACGTCCttaaaatttgatatttctcCGCTTAATTATAAAGTTAGTTAAGGTGCTGTGTAGCTTTTGATAGTTGTCTCCGGGATTATTATATGGTGATAGAATATTTAGATTATCATCTGGATAATGACTGTTGGGCTGTCTTCTGAATTGATCATCCTTAGTcattaaaattaactaaatttaatatttatgaCCTTTGAAGATTAGTGGTAATTAAGTGCCGGTAAGCAAATGCCCATTTCACGTGCCTGAGAAGGAAGGTCTTCGCGATGGAGCACTAATTGAAAACGCTTAATGACTCCGCTTGCTTGCATCACGTACAGCCTATCAGTTTAGGCAAGCACAGAGAGGAGTATCCGGACCGTGATTGAGATAAGCTCGGATTTACGATGAaaagaatggaaaaaaaaaaacgtgagagaaaaagaaagagagcGCGAGATGACGGCGTCAATACCCGTGGACGTCCACAGCCAGATCAGCCCGCCGTGGGTTTTAGGCCATCAAATCAAATCAAGCGTGCGAGGGCGTTTGCAAACTCAGAAGTTTGGTAGGCCCAGCGTCAACTAACATACGCCACGTGGCGGTGGTGGTGAGACACTGGATCAGAAAAAGATCTTGTGGATGTACAAATTACAAAGCCCACAAAAAGCAACAGGAGTTTCTTGGTCCACAAATTACGGATCAAAGGATGGTCCATTGAtctagatatttaattttaatggaCCCTATTTTTAAATAAGTAGGATTTATTCAAATCAAAAGTCCACATGTAGTAGACCATCCCTTGGTCCATAATTTACGGACCAGGAGATCTGCTCACAAAAAGGGGCGAGAGATTTGGATGAGATCCATGGCTACCCACTTGGAAGCCTTTTTGGGGGAACGCCTTCAGTTGGATTCCACATCGACTCCAACaaattattcatttttttttcccttcaatGTTCACCCCCTCGTGATCCATATGTctcaaaatgaaaatgaaaatatagGAATAGAGTTTATGTCTAATCTCACTACAATTAAAAGTCACTTTGAATTATCAATTAAAGTAAAATGATAAAACTATATCATCCTATCTTAAAGCGGAAAAAAATGATTCGTTGGATAGGTAATTCTGATGTTGACTAAATATATACTCTCCGTTTAAAAAAGTTACTCAAAACGGTCATGTCAAAATAACCATTAGCAACTGGGCTAGGAAAGAGGTCCCGACATCGACACTCCAATGCTCAAGTTAATAATCCAGTTAATTGAGCGGTCCCTTACTATACTTAGCTAATAAATTAATCGAGTCCCTCGTATAGTTCGATTAGCTATCGCTTACAAGAGCAATCATGCGGGATTTACATAATGTTGTCAGAGACTCGTCCTTTTCTTAACCTCTCCATTTTGCACAGTATTCACTTGGGCCAAGTGTCCAGTTTGTTCGATCAACTTATAGATTCGATGGATTAGATTATTCAGTTAAAATAGTTAATCATGATAGTCCTGAATAACGAAAGCTCGCTCTGGATGATGAGTTTCCTAGGGCTTTGAATCCGATCGGCCCAGCCCAAGATCTAGTTAGATGGTCGCTCGGTGGCACTCTCGTCCTGTATGGCTTTGCCCTCGCATCTCTCGCAGTCTGGGCCTCGAACCAGACTACGAGAGCCCAATATGAATCACCAAAAAGATAGAACCTGATTTTTAAATTCTTcgatatttctaataatattttaaaaaaaactttattcttcttcttccgacaatcttttttatttattattttagccAAATGTCAATGCTGGAATTGAAGAATCGGTGACTTTGCAGCAGTCGTTAGTTAGTAAAACAAGCGATCCCCGTCAGCTACACGAGAGACTGTCAGAGAAATCACATGCACCGAATTATTGACTCGTGCATGGCGACGAGCCGACGCCACGACCGTACGAACAACCCAACTAACTAGACCACCCACGCAGACCAACGCCCGATCCACTAAAATGCGTTTTTAATTCACGACGACCATTTTAGTAAATCAGCGATCCGATTCGGACAATTACTCCCATTAATTTCGTACGCGCTGGCCTCTCACCGCCGTTCACGTGCCGAAATCGCGTACGTGTACGTGGAGCTGAGTCACGAATCGACTGACGTCGGCAGTTTTGGACCAGATGTTACGATTTGACCTACGTGCACTTGTAAAtgggtaaaataataataaagtaggGTCGAATTCGATTGGTGTTTTTTTGGATTTGGAGGATCGAACGTGGCGATGACGTGCACGGTCGACGCCTTGTCATTTCGTCAGTTGAGTGGGGTCCGGCGGCAGGTTTAACGAGCGCCATCGCGATTCGCGACGGCGTGGGGCCCCCGGCGGTTGGATACGGACTGACTCCCAGATCCGATCCAGAATTTTCTCGGAATTAAATGTTTTTGACGATCCGTAAAAGGgcgggaaaaaaaaacaaatgttttTCTTAATAGGATTTGGTTAAATAAATGGTTTTTTTAATTGTGTGAATTAAAAAGACAAAACCAAAATAACACCTTTTTTTAAATCATCAACACCCTGTGTAAAATGATCCCGTTATCCTCGAATATTTTATTAGACTCCTTTTATGTTTTGACAGaccaatttaaaacttaaattttgaaGGCAGACATGATCTGTTTAATAATAATTAGATTATATAACCGTTTCAGTTCCGTAGATGTTATAATTTGTATTTTGCAACTACGAGATCTTCATTCATTCAGCATGGCATTTGCTTGTGTTTGCGTACCCCTTTTTTCCCCTAATATTATTAAATACATATTTCT
This window contains:
- the LOC122033524 gene encoding uncharacterized protein LOC122033524, producing MEESGGVVAEQVAAARTRAAVKQLHFGEGEEMKLAAVAEIKKVVAGDTQEKRRMAALGVIPPMVAMVAELKDEHRRRLVVETLEQLAHGTFKNKALIVEAGLLVKLGGPKVNSSELEKTQCLAPLLSSLSSLAKTEFPIDARQMLPFLIQILNSNATTKQSKLACVAALYNLSTKLENIKAIVSSGAVHELLKLSQNRVIGGGGGAEGALSTLSNLMLSETGKRAIADDPIAVEALMETMAREDEPKCQELAAYLLMVVAHRSNEQRRRMAELGIVQLALEVALLGSPLAQKRALKMLQWFKNEGRERIRGHSGPQPEELLTSADSSTCERQLRECKKAVRRMVKQSLDRNMEVITRRAHAPEGFSRLKTLAATSSSKSLPC
- the LOC122033523 gene encoding ankyrin repeat domain-containing protein 11-like encodes the protein MGGEDDEIPPGWEMKDGNSDRDPPGGDCASARVGGDEDALPVLKARGRRSMVDPDGGDRPPGWEAVARASAHDEYSTPGWNSLGRCSMIGQVQDAAAPHLKPMPKHSGCSSEDDGRPGRREAKEMNDEDEDVPPGWEPKERDSISGEDEDVPPGWEPKEKALMSDADEDVPPGWAPKARDSMDVTDEDVPPGWAPKERDTVSGAAVAEAPHHPMCYPDDDIPFGRGPKEKDPVAGPDEDPPGWESVERNPVSGRDGDAPLGRKPKEMDLVTISSEEAPPSFEVAAEPQPPPVQSPEMGQMACGNCRQLLSYARGAIYVQCACCQTINLVLEAHQVGNVKCGKCSVLLMYPYGAPSVRCSCCCCVTKIGEDNIRPPVSVQQGRLQ
- the LOC122033525 gene encoding protein trichome birefringence-like 38, with amino-acid sequence MGNRAPSTFLLCFGAVLSLLLSATASLHPDGANGFAAAMTAKGRRTRATGVSCNLFQGSWVYDESYPAYDSSTCPFIDPEFDCQRYGRPDKDYLKYRWSPDFCSLPRFNGLDFLTKHRGKKIMFVGDSLSQNQWLSLACMLHAAVPDAETSFRNSAPLSTITFQEYGVSVMRYHTTYLVDVVKEPVGRVLKLESIQSGSAWTAADVLIFNTWHWWTHKGKSQPWDYIEYGGKMYKDMDRLEAFGKGLTTWARWVDSNVNPATTRVFFQGISPTHYQAKEWGGAGTKDCDKQTQPVSGSSYPGGPEPAQSVVKSVLSGVSKPVFLLDVTLLSQLRKDGHPSAYSGDHEGMDCSHWCLAGVPDTWNQILYAALA